The following proteins come from a genomic window of Theileria equi strain WA chromosome 2 map unlocalized gcontig_1105316255037, whole genome shotgun sequence:
- a CDS encoding signal peptide containing protein (encoded by transcript BEWA_037290A): MDDSPVFYLFTVFLLLFLPQLCRCGKPNEDNDAPPQKCHPDNILDISIQGWKTDECSGASGGDLCESLSPKGVFFTEVTDGHLSIWRAEGDEKCVAVISQYENGSRILILHIWNYEEKKHEVRRYENDDEGWMFIEHTQEVKGHLGSLDELSTDYIQGDKPEPIETIYTRQSTTASEMDFPLRDAESTDLETSFTNFRESFEEVPLENPLINFPPPPTLNIAHPDASICTAIDVNITGIQSRVYIMKVNANIYRVSYDNDDIWEAEYAEKCTFCIYFIHDRRHKLLMLRTTEGFSTKNIFYKHNGTGCCTGGWHKTSRQCPKDVDKLRKEHGTPFSIDISNDTENLQKYQISTHRYGSITARYYATVNGYIIDEVVDNSNSIWTAREGKFCFMVELYIKEDTRLLRLYTKSSDTFSCSCFEKKGIVWEKIDYIVFDKLLSRIQG; the protein is encoded by the coding sequence ATGGATGATTCTCCTGTATTTTACTTATTTACAGTATTCCTGTTGCTTTTTTTGCCACAACTATGCCGCTGTGGCAAACCtaatgaagataatgaTGCACCTCCTCAAAAATGCCATCCAGACAATATCCTAGATATATCTATTCAAGGATGGAAAACAGATGAATGCAGTGGAGCTTCTGGAGGGGATCTGTGCGAATCATTATCTCCAAAGGGAGTGTTCTTTACAGAAGTTACAGATGGTCATCTTTCAATATGGAGGGCTGaaggagatgaaaagtgCGTTGCAGTCATATCGCAATATGAAAATGGCAGTAGGATACTTATTCTACATATATGGAACtatgaagaaaagaaacaTGAAGTGAGGCGCTATGAGAATGACGATGAAGGATGGATGTTTATAGAACATACCCAAGAAGTAAAAGGACATTTGGGGTCTCTAGATGAACTTTCCACTGATTATATCCAAGGAGATAAACCGGAACCTATAGAGACTATCTATACTAGGCAGTCTACTACAGCAAGTGAAATGGATTTTCCTTTGCGAGATGCCGAGTCTACAGACCTGGAGACCAGCTTTACCAATTTCAGAGAATCCTTTGAAGAAGTCCCTCTAGAGAATCCTCTCATAAACTTTCCCCCTCCTCCTACACTAAATATTGCTCATCCAGACGCATCAATTTGCACAGCTATTGATGTAAACATTACTGGAATTCAATCTAGAGTCTATATCATGAAGGTAAATGCAAATATTTACAGGGTTAGTTACGACAACGATGATATATGGGAAGCAGAATATGCTGAAAAGTGCACATTCTGTATATATTTTATCCATGATAGAAGACACAAATTATTAATGCTAAGAACAACGGAAGGATTTAGCACAAAAaacatattttacaaacaTAACGGAACAGGTTGTTGTACCGGAGGTTGGCACAAAACTAGTAGACAATGCCCCAAAGACGTTGATAAACTGAGAAAAGAACATGGTACTCCATTTTCtattgacatttccaaTGATACTGAAAACCTTCAAAAGTATCAAATTAGCACTCACAGATACGGCAGTATTACTGCACGGTACTATGCCACAGTGAATGGTTACATTATAGATGAAGTTGTGGACAATTCAAATAGCATATGGACTGCGAGGGAAGGTAAATTTTGCTTCATGGTTGAACTTTATATAAAAGAGGACACCAGGCTTCTAAGATTGTATACTAAGAGTTCAGATACATTTTCATGTTCGTGCTTTGAGAAAAAGGGTATAGTGTGGGAAAAGATTGATTACATCGTATTTGATAAACTTTTGAGTAGGATTCAGGGTTAG
- a CDS encoding oxidoreductase, short chain dehydrogenase/reductase family member protein (encoded by transcript BEWA_037300A) — protein sequence MKSVLVTGSDSGLGLSLCKELIKRGFFVIASCKSKKGLNKIKRVLEISEFDQEDVDIAEELAAEREPRKGISILLDVTSDASVENAARVVSDGIKSGKAPNLHALVNNAGIWRFSLIEESCLSVESRLRELERWKLIMETNLIGPVRVTLGFLPVLKMSKGSRIIFVSSVLDRIAMPGQSSYISSKYALRGFHEALLHDLMHSGVQSIIICPGAIRDTCLFDYDFSLPDDPRGFKESLSM from the exons ATGAAAAGCGTCCTAGTTACTGGCTCCGATAGCGGACTAGGACTATCCCTTTGCAAGGAGCTCATCAAGAGGGGCTTCTTTGTCATCGCATCCTGTAAGAGCAAAAAAGGACTGAACAAGATCAAGAGAGTCTTGGAAATAAGCGAATTTGACCAGGAAGATGTTGATATAGCGGAGGAATTAGCCGCTGAACGTGAGCCGAGGAAAGGAATATCCATTCTTTTGGACGTAACAAGCGATGCGTCCGTAGAGAATGCGGCTAGAGTAGTCTCTGATGGTATAAAGAGTGGGAAGGCCCcaaatctgcatgcacttgTCAATAATGCAGGAATATGGCGATTCTCTTTGATAGAG GAGTCCTGTTTAAGCGTCGAATCTCGATTGCGAGAACTGGAACGCTGGAAGTTGATAATGGAGACGAATTTGATTGGACCAGTGAGGGTAACTTTAGGATTTCTTCCAGTTTTGAAAATGTCAAAGGGATCTCGAATTATCTTTGTTTCAAGTGTTTTGGATAGAATCGCAATGCCAGGCCAATCGAGCTATATCTCCTCAAAGTATGCCCTGAGGGGTTTCCACGAGGCATTGTTGCACGACCTAATGCACAGTGGAGTCCAGAGTATCATCATTTGTCCAGGAGCAATTCGTGACACCTGCCTCTTCGACTACGACTTTTCTCTCCCAGACGATCCACGCGGCTTTAAAGAGAGTTTGAGTATGTAG
- a CDS encoding hypothetical protein (encoded by transcript BEWA_037310A) — MAAGPRFEVFKALGLNYYGFHVRKEKVYNVFAAGISTFLLGFTAYMAVTFVCNWRSTILFVRYHNAKLELEREGYIKQISEARDKGLLPPRETPK, encoded by the exons ATGGCAGCGGGACCAAGGTTTGAGGTATTCAAGGCCCTGGGCCTCAACTACTATGGGTTCCACGTGCGCAAGGAGAAGGTGTACAATGTATTCGCAGCAGGAATATCGACATTTCTGCTAGGATTCACGGCATACATGG CCGTGACCTTTGTCTGTAACTGGCGCTCCACGATACTCTTTGTACGCTATCACAACGCGAAATTAGAG CTCGAGAGAGAAGGCTACATCAAACAAATTAGCGAAGCAAGAGACAAGGGTCTGCTACCCCCAAGAGAGACGCCCAAATAG
- a CDS encoding conserved hypothetical protein (encoded by transcript BEWA_037320A) — translation MMSQRRAKLEDLTDISKECLASAKQHLEIIKNLTDVKSMYVHCYQLMKLGGLEAEVPRLVVFGQQSMGKTTLLDFIMGGPIGYSSTDTGTKQPVSIIMKPSSSLQNYEGSGPPPVTDTSIICKFGGRLMNIHEVQDAMRNHMQSLGSSILSDELEVEVYVPNALYAIFVDLPGIKDDSKAGAELTRSVVRNYVSNNPNDLYILVKKASDDPSNWPWSLKEFITASAPAGLGLTPQQTMVVGTRAKEFLINEKTDIKTQEQLMERVYKRGVVDSKGQMLPLHLLELFSLSIQAKESCDFLSNRDDMKAQISASQREVYDLITNGFELSSSSNLNDEGKTVREELMQIFSIDSFLKTLNNKFQHLMNNQLTNLERRLVRKKMELERVISSMDSKLSRFSPQSLRESIKHFIRQLIEVVHNMITGNYTIMKLPIQADQFLKIYGGSLQDNLEDGHELALNLFPMPDMYDPEFYQKISNKTESLYKKKLTMMDSVKPGRYVRYFTSKINSHMFGLIEPPCRIPTSLSSNEKGTFDLINRDYGPDELINVEFIQINNGIESSLHKNIDRNKLVLLTPLPSVSIDHLQVPLYAWHKTQASTGWISVRPIVIDRLPPEILVQKSNYREVDISNKQVSFRYLDEENNQPAQPGSPEENVDKHSEKSGERPPAEKASDEEGSGRRSSGNRFLYFTTCSEIYLEERNTAPYYASALEMVSGEHADAHLLNQLAFTNISHWLKFHIKHMEPEQVYTAEVLYQMLRSIHHVVDRADWEPLVADLVQSNVRGTLLHAARLSACAAAAALRRVLRASLAEVFRCIQLNDIDHTLLGLSESLHFQEQIDQLSEEFCRQKASECANDMKKLILEQTYSVQFDVAVDIFDSCYQFEKYFMGTAGHRSYMGDVLHSVRENLAIRKRRLAMNDIFEKCDAKTSIELIYEEVKVQFWATKMLLSSPLTSKIYTHFIKHVVDKKTSTNTEDPAVKFDAEFEEFLQSNILYELVDGNFVPKNNAKLASDYDLNVKFDRFVQRYNKTKRILEYVSYALEGISRFKHHAHSEEVVNFLSHLGL, via the coding sequence ATGATGTCACAACGACGAGCAAAGCTGGAGGATTTGACTGATATCTCCAAGGAGTGCCTCGCATCCGCAAAACAGCACCTGgaaatcatcaaaaatctCACAGATGTCAAGTCCATGTACGTGCACTGCTACCAGCTCATGAAGCTCGGTGGACTGGAGGCAGAAGTGCCGCGTTTAGTCGTTTTTGGCCAACAGTCAATGGGCAAAACCACCCTGCTCGACTTCATCATGGGAGGACCAATTGGATACAGTAGTACAGATACAGGAACGAAGCAGCCGGTCTCCATCATCATGAAGCCGTCTTCCTCACTCCAGAATTACGAAGGGTCTGGACCGCCACCAGTAACAGATACATCAATCATTTGCAAGTTTGGAGGTCGCCTAATGAACATTCACGAGGTTCAGGACGCAATGAGAAACCACATGCAGTCGTTGGGATCATCGATTCTTTCAGATGAATTGGAGGTAGAGGTGTACGTTCCAAATGCTCTCTATGCCATCTTTGTGGATTTGCCTGGTATCAAGGATGATTCCAAGGCTGGTGCGGAACTTACTCGTTCGGTTGTAAGAAATTATGTATCAAACAACCCCAACGATTTATACATTCTGGTCAAAAAGGCATCCGATGATCCCTCAAATTGGCCATGGAGCCTAAAGGAGTTTATCACAGCGTCAGCTCCTGCAGGTTTGGGGTTGACTCCTCAGCAAACCATGGTTGTTGGTACAAGGGCAAAGGAGTTTTTGATCAATGAAAAGACGGATATTAAGACACAAGAGCAGTTGATGGAAAGGGTATATAAGAGGGGTGTTGTTGACTCCAAGGGACAGATGCTCCCCTTGCACTTGCTTGAGCTCTTTTCCCTATCCATACAGGCCAAGGAATCCTGCGATTTTCTCAGTAATAGAGATGATATGAAGGCACAAATTTCAGCCAGCCAGAGGGAAGTTTACGATCTCATCACAAATGGATTTGAATTATCCAGCAGCTCAAATTTGAATGATGAGGGCAAGACGGTTAGAGAGGAGCTAATGCAGATTTTTAGCATTGATTCCTTTTTGAAAACTCTAAATAATAAATTCCAGCACCTTATGAATAACCAACTCACCAATTTGGAGAGGAGGTTGGTTAGAAAAAAGATGGAGCTAGAAAGGGTTATATCATCTATGGACTCCAAACTATCTCGTTTCTCACCTCAGTCTCTAAGGGAATCAATAAAGCACTTTATTCGTCAGCTTATTGAGGTTGTACATAATATGATTACTGGTAACTATACCATTATGAAGTTGCCCATTCAGGCTGATCAATTTCTCAAGATTTATGGTGGAAGTCTTCAGGATAACTTAGAGGATGGACACGAATTGGCATTGAATCTATTCCCGATGCCCGACATGTATGACCCAGAATTTTATCAAAAGATTAGCAACAAGACAGAGTCTCTTTACAAGAAGAAGCTCACCATGATGGACTCTGTTAAGCCTGGCAGATATGTACGCTACTTTACATCTAAAATTAATTCCCATATGTTTGGCCTGATTGAGCCTCCTTGTAGAATACCAACATCGTTATCTTCAAATGAAAAGGGCACATTTGACCTCATTAATCGCGATTACGGCCCAGATGAGcttataaatgtagaatTTATCCAAATAAATAATGGAATAGAATCATCGCTGCACAAGAATATAGATAGGAATAAGCTTGTGCTTTTGACCCCTCTTCCTTCAGTGAGTATAGACCATTTGCAAGTGCCTTTGTACGCATGGCACAAGACGCAAGCATCTACTGGATGGATTTCTGTGAGGCCAATTGTAATTGATCGTTTGCCTCCGGAAATTTTGGTCCAAAAGAGTAATTATAGAGAAGTTGATATCTCAAATAAGCAGGTTTCCTTTAGATACTTGGATGAGGAAAATAATCAACCTGCTCAACCAGGATCTCCTGAGGAAAATGTAGATAAACATTCTGAAAAGTCTGGAGAACGACCACCGGCAGAAAAGGCCTCCGATGAGGAGGGGTCTGGTAGAAGATCGTCCGGAAACCGCTTCCTCTACTTTACAACATGCAGTGAAATTTATCTGGAGGAGAGAAATACAGCTCCTTACTATGCTTCAGCCTTGGAAATGGTTTCTGGTGAGCATGCAGATGCACATTTGCTTAACCAGCTGGCATTTACCAACATTTCACACTGGCTCAAATTTCACATTAAGCACATGGAACCGGAGCAGGTTTATACGGCTGAGGTATTATACCAAATGCTCCGTAGTATACATCATGTTGTTGATAGGGCAGATTGGGAGCCACTTGTTGCGGATTTGGTTCAAAGTAATGTTAGAGGCACCCTTCTACACGCGGCTAGGCTTTCCGCCTGTGCAGCTGCAGCAGCTTTAAGGCGTGTACTACGTGCTAGTTTGGCGGAGGTGTTCCGTTGCATTCAACTTAATGATATCGACCATACCCTACTGGGTCTTTCCGAGAGTCTGCATTTCCAGGAGCAAATTGATCAGCtttctgaagaattttGCAGACAAAAAGCATCAGAGTGCGCTAACGATATGAAGAAATTGATTTTGGAACAGACTTACTCCGTGCAATTTGATGTGGCAGTAGATATTTTTGACAGTTGTTATCAGTTTGAAAAGTATTTCATGGGAACGGCTGGACACAGATCGTACATGGGCGATGTTTTGCACTCTGTTCGCGAGAATTTAGCGATTAGAAAACGTCGTTTGGCAATGAATGACATTTTTGAAAAGTGCGATGCAAAGACCTCTATAGAACTCATTTATGAGGAGGTAAAGGTGCAGTTCTGGGCAACAAAGATGCTTCTATCATCGCCATTAACCAGCAAGATTTACACTCACTTTATAAAGCACGTTGTTGACAAGAAGACGTCAACTAATACTGAAGATCCTGCGGTCAAGTTTGATGCTGAGTTTGAGGAGTTCTTGCAGTCGAATATTCTATACGAGCTTGTCGATGGAAACTTTGTGCCAAAGAACAATGCCAAACTTGCTAGTGACTACGATCTAAATGTCAAGTTCGATAGATTTGTACAGAGATATAACAAGACAAAGAGAATATTGGAGTACGTGTCGTATGCTTTGGAAGgtatttccagatttaaGCATCATGCTCACTCTGAAGAAGTTGTGAACTTTTTGTCACATCTTGGATTATAA
- a CDS encoding conserved hypothetical protein (encoded by transcript BEWA_037330A), with protein sequence MKTLCYGHRGVGCSIAHTLSEYPENTLTSIDKAVEYGADGIEFDVFLSENGDIVLCHGGDPNGRINYNYLRLVDEKTEVIPDEVTCQNFTIPLEELVVKMPWIKGRNADEVKRTFPGLTKEQRERITADYVSDNTPWKMEDGSLEHMPKLEHVLDRYGEKLKYNIELKGTKPELGLKVLKILERYPNLDVMISSFTWIPPELNQDSPYYDHELEQWPNGRMEADLLRPLVDKLPANVSLGILFNYEKTALCSIPRMIEIAKSYKAKFVNVVYDFCSRGNGILGSRPKAGKGALKHLVDELHKEGISLFTYWCQRPDYSQDYQTHIDVGVDIICPNDVKAATKLTK encoded by the coding sequence ATGAAGACACTTTGTTACGGCCACCGAGGTGTTGGCTGTAGCATAGCCCATACTCTCTCAGAGTACCCCGAGAACACTCTGACATCAATCGACAAGGCAGTCGAGTATGGAGCTGATGGAATAGAATTCGACGTCTTTCTCTCAGAAAATGGCGATATTGTCCTGTGCCATGGAGGAGACCCGAATGGCAGAATCAACTACAACTACCTGCGGCTGGTAGACGAGAAGACAGAGGTCATTCCTGACGAGGTAACCTGTCAGAATTTTACCATTCCCCTCGAGGAACTCGTGGTCAAAATGCCGTGGATTAAAGGTCGCAATGCTGATGAAGTAAAGAGGACGTTTCCTGGGCTAACAAAGGAACAGAGGGAGAGGATAACTGCGGACTATGTGAGCGACAATACCCCGtggaaaatggaagacGGGAGTCTGGAACACATGCCAAAACTTGAGCATGTACTCGATAGGTATGGAGAAAAACTCAAATACAACATTGAGCTCAAGGGAACAAAGCCGGAGCTGGGTCTAAAGGTCCTGAAAATACTCGAGAGATATCCCAACCTCGACGTTATGATCTCGTCCTTCACATGGATTCCACCAGAGCTCAACCAAGACTCTCCATACTACGACCATGAACTAGAACAATGGCCAAATGGAAGGATGGAAGCGGATCTTCTGAGACCTCTAGTCGATAAACTCCCCGCAAATGTCTCTCTGGGAATCCTGTTCAACTATGAAAAAACAGCACTCTGTAGCATACCAAGAATGATTGAAATCGCTAAAAGCTACAAggcaaaatttgtaaacGTGGTATACGATTTCTGCTCCAGGGGAAATGGAATTCTAGGTAGTCGACCAAAAGCCGGAAAGGGTGCCCTCAAACACCTTGTAGATGAACTTCACAAGGAAGGAATATCCCTCTTCACATATTGGTGCCAAAGGCCAGACTATTCACAAGACTATCAAACGCACATTGATGTTGGAGTAGATATCATCTGTCCAAATGATGTCAAAGCCGCAACCAAACTCACAAAATAA
- a CDS encoding adaptin medium chain, putative (encoded by transcript BEWA_037340A) yields the protein MISALFLTSQTGKILLFRVYRGEATKEDALVFCRNTISDKTSGHLPIYRYGKNNFFRIKLDELNLVSLTKRNGNSFLIFQTLFELRKLIFTLMGGVCTEEFITNNASLIYELFDEVIDAGYPQNLELSVLTECMSTSATGTLSTQSDWLKKVAGVKIGALAKFGVEHDSRFGDKPTAFVGKFVGDEADDSYLEDQSRVDYPISLMATSVVPPWRPRDIMYSKNTASLTVVECVNVLYSSIGELLSYDITGSIVVDAHISGIPVCHLRLNDDFNKGSANILNAFQTQSSSSEFALPVAAKQIVRLEDYKFHQCVNLGAINVSKILSFIPPDDAFVLMTYRATTNITLPFILRPKVKRITSTTIQYSLSLVPTYAKGVCATKVSVRIPIPKTAKEVQITGISPNSNLDINIPLHHVDWVIKKIQGETNFNILFTSIQSSSTVGTHVSHLDPIQLSFELGSFMSSGLYIASLDVSNQARGKVSKSASYTTKGGSWLHRLGCAP from the coding sequence ATGATTTCGGCACTATTCCTTACATCTCAAACCGGCAAGATACTTTTGTTTCGTGTATACCGCGGAGAAGCCACAAAGGAGGACGCACTGGTCTTTTGTAGGAACACAATCAGTGACAAGACTTCTGGGCATCTTCCAATCTACAGATACGGAAAAAACAACTTTTTCAGGATCAAGCTGGATGAGCTCAACCTTGTATCACTGACAAAGAGGAATGGGAACTCATTTTTAATCTTCCAGACCCTCTTTGAGCTCCGAAAGCTCATCTTCACACTCATGGGAGGGGTATGCACCGAGGAGTTTATTACCAATAACGCATCGCTGATATACGAGCTGTTTGATGAAGTAATAGACGCTGGATATCCTCAGAATTTGGAGCTTAGTGTACTCACAGAGTGTATGTCCACGTCCGCAACTGGAACGTTGAGCACACAGTCTGATTGGCTCAAAAAAGTGGCTGGTGTAAAGATTGGAGCTCTCGCAAAGTTTGGTGTTGAACATGACTCTAGATTTGGTGATAAGCCTACAGCCTTTGTTGGCAAGTTTGTAGGTGATGAAGCGGATGACTCATATCTTGAGGATCAGTCCAGAGTAGATTATCCTATATCTTTAATGGCAACAAGTGTTGTGCCTCCATGGAGGCCCAGAGATATAATGTATTCTAAAAACACAGCTTCACTCACTGTCGTAGAGTGTGTAAACGTTTTGTACTCTAGCATCGGTGAATTACTCTCTTATGATATCACTGGGTCCATTGTTGTAGATGCACACATATCTGGGATTCCAGTCTGCCATTTACGCTTGaatgatgattttaataAGGGATCGGCGAACATTTTAAACGCATTTCAGACTCAATCCTCATCTTCGGAATTTGCATTACCTGTAGCTGCTAAGCAGATTGTTAGACTTGAAGACTACAAGTTTCACCAGTGTGTGAATTTGGGTGCAATAAACGTCAGCAAAATTCTCTCCTTTATTCCCCCGGATGATGCATTTGTGCTAATGACATATAGAGCAACGACAAAtatcactcttccatttattttaAGGCCAAAAGTCAAGAGGATAACGTCTACAACCATCCAATATTCCCTAAGTCTGGTTCCCACGTATGCAAAGGGTGTTTGCGCTACAAAGGTTTCTGTTCGAATTCCTATACCAAAGACTGCAAAGGAGGTACAGATTACTGGGATATCCCCCAATTCAAATCTTGACATAAACATTCCTCTCCATCACGTTGATTGGGTTATTAAAAAGATACAAGGAGAGACTAATTTTAATATACTCTTCACCTCGATACAGTCCTCCTCCACGGTTGGTACACACGTGTCGCACTTGGATCCAATTCAGCTGAGCTTTGAGCTAGGGTCATTCATGTCCAGTGGCTTATACATTGCGAGCCTGGATGTGTCGAATCAGGCCAGGGGCAAGGTTTCAAAGTCTGCCTCTTACACCACCAAAGGCGGTTCTTGGCTCCATCGTCTTGGTTGTGCACCATAA
- a CDS encoding conserved hypothetical protein (encoded by transcript BEWA_037350A) — MFTGDDTLAESLANDSIGLEEGNENKNSDDCGHSNGLEEAIDVCEGPSSHKEVLSNTLYWEYNNESLFDVRLDELLPNVLYLASCISTGSENGQEYYKAHSAFVSLGFENLEYDGSAFLRASPGSTPPNSSETYISYITSNIFSRFSVDIQMDEAALYDVSWEPEALDLCRQLKEFLDSFNTKVTEYDSHVFAVNEHVPTRTNYVPEFETEKGHLRILDATCGIGGNLVHFAGWFDFAVGVEINPSRARMCMNNLSVYGVDKKSLVVNDDFLEWAQRVVTDPLKEFKDLGIEHLYYPDKPLFDWTFISPPWGGRDYKGTRDSDVYYLQQGSEMDVFKALELASQLSTNVTLYLPRSQSIAELVKLASYNGFTFIFMTGYLTSRKSTHVRCGLVHFVKNIECFSTGTKLSGITSGGPKLKTGVSIQQIILGDKLDYRIKNCTIAKYGIFQLIPVRDRAWKIQSSCRLNLISCALMQILKETRTHFSTKLAILMKMCPLPEILRLVDAALEVQFSGGMFKDPSIDGQQNRTTGGVFFNLLKTGDRDLYRRVEREYNMYVKCL; from the exons ATGTTTACCGGAGACGACACGCTTGCGGAATCTTTGGCTAATGATTCTATAGGTTTAGAGGAAGGTAATGAGAACAAGAATTCGGACGACTGCGGCCACTCTAATGGCCTAGAGGAGGCAATCGACGTTTGCGAGGGTCCAAGCTCACATAAAGAGGTCCTTTCGAATACCTTATACTGGGAATACAACAATGAATCTCTATTTGACGTTCGTTTGGACGAGCTCCTGCCAAATGTGCTCTATCTCGCTTCCTGCATCTCGACAGGGTCAGAGAACGGCCAGGAATACTACAAGGCGCACTCCGCCTTTGTTAGCTTAGGCTTTGAGAACTTGGAATACGATGGCAGTGCGTTTTTAAGGGCTTCTCCTGGTTCTACGCCCCCAAACAGCTCTGAGACTTACATCTCGTACATCACCAGTAACATCTTTTCCAGGTTTTCCGTGGATATTCAGATGGATGAAGCAGCACTTTATGATGTTTCGTGGGAGCCAGAGGCTCTGGATCTCTGCCGCCAGCTGAAGGAGTTTCTTGATTCGTTTAATACAAAGGTGACGGAGTACGATTCTCACGTGTTTGCTGTTAATGAACATGTGCCAACAAGGACGAATTATGTTCCGGAATTTGAAACTGAAAAGGGACATTTGCGTATTCTGGATGCTACGTGTGGAATTGGTGGGAATTTGGTGCATTTCGCAGGGTGGTTTGACTTTGCAGTTGGAGTGGAAATTAATCCATCCAGGGCCAGAATGTGCATGAACAACCTCTCTGTTTATGGCGTTGACAAAAAATCACTTGTTGTAAATGATGACTTTTTGGAATGGGCACAAAGAGTTGTTACTGATCCCCTCAAAGAGTTCAAGGACTTGGGTATAGAGCACTTGTATTATCCTGACAAACCTCTCTTTGACTGGACGTTTATATCGCCTCCTTGGGGTGGAAGGGATTACAAGGGAACGAGGGATTCTGATGTGTATTACTTGCAACAAGGTTCTGAAATGGATGTTTTCAAGGCTCTGGAACTCGCTTCCCAATTGTCCACCAACGTTACCCTCTATTTACCACGATCACAAAGTATAGCAGAACTGGTTAAATTGGCTTCTTATAACGGGTTTACCTTTATATTCATGACTGGATATTTGACATCCAGAAAATCTACGCATGTTCGG TGTGGACTTGTTCATTTCGTCAAGAACATCGAGTGCTTCTCGACTGGGACAAAGTTATCCGGAATTACCAGTGGAGGACCAAAATTAAAGACAGGAGTGTCTATACAGCAGATTATCCTGGGAGACAAACTGGACTATCGCATTAAAAATTGTACTATAGCtaaatatggaatattCCAGCTTATTCCAGTTAGGGATAGAGCTTGGAAGATACAATCATCTTGCCGTTTAAATTTGATATCATGTGCCTTGATGCAGATTCTCAAGGAAACAAGGACTCATTTCAGTACAAAGTTGgcaattttgatgaaaatgtgtCCACTACCTGAGATTTTGAGACTCGTTGATGCTGCGTTAGAGGTTCAATTTTCAGGTG GAATGTTTAAGGACCCGTCAATAGATGGACAGCAGAATCGCACGACGGGTGGCGTATTTTTCAACTTGCTCAAGACTGGTGATAGAGACTTGTATAGGCGCGTAGAGCGTGAATATAACATGTATGTTAAATGTTTGTAA